Genomic segment of Kingella negevensis:
TTTTACACGGCATAGGTTGGCTAAAAAAGAACGGAAAAAGATGGAAAATGCAACGCTTTCAAAATGGGCGGTTCTATGTGCTTTCTAACTCAATTCCGCCCGAAAACCCCGACAATTTAGAATAACTCAAACCAACAAGGCGCAAATAATCAATGATTTGCGCCTTTTTTTATTTTCAGGCAGCCTAAAAAAATGCACTCTGTCAAAAAGTGAAAAATGCGTTTTTAGTGGTTATAGTGGTTATTAACACTTTATCTTATTGAAAGAAAAAAAAATAATTCATAACCACTGTGGTTAGAATAGTGGTTATTGAGTGGTTATGCAGTGGTTATTAAATTAAAATCAACAGCTTACAATGTAAAGAAAACACCCCATAACCACCGCATAACCATTAACATATCTTTACTGGTTATGAACTTCATCATAATAAACAACAAGATAGGTCATTCATAACCACATAACCACTAAAAAACCGTTTTTTGCTTAACTTGTACGTTGAAAATATACTTCTTTGAGCTTTGGCAGCCTGAAATTTTGCCCTATGGCAGAAAAACACCATTCAGGCTGCTAATGCCGTAATATGCAATAAAATACAAATGGGACTATTCGGAATAAAGCGGTATTAAGTGGGATTTATGCAACATGGCAGCAAAAAATAGCCTGACTTAAATGCAATGGGGGTATTTTTGGGGGTATTTTACAAACTTTGAGAAATAATATTTATTTTAAACAATAGATTAACTATTAAATTTAAGTCTCGCTGTCTGCTTATTTTTAAGCAGCTTTTTTAAAAATACATTCCACCAAAAAGCAGCCTGAAAACATTTTCAGGCTGCTTTTTATGCTTTTATTCAGGCAATTTCAAAAAAGTTTCACGATAATGGCGCAATTCCTCAATGCTCTCCAAAATATCGTCTAACGCCTTATGCGAACCCTTTTTCACAATCCCCTTGTAAACCGCAGGATTCCAGCGTCGTGCCAACTCTTTCAGCGTGGAAACATCCAAATTACGATAATGGAAAAACGCCTCCAAACGCGGCATATATTTTACCATAAAACGGCGGTCTTGATGGATTGTGTTGCCGCACATCGGCGTGGCTTTTTCAGGCAGCCATTCGCCCATAAAATCCAATAATTTCTGCTCAACGTCCGTTTCCGTGTACTTCGATTGTTTCACACGTTCAGTCAAACCCGTACGCGCGTGGGTTGTTGTACACCACTCGTCCATTGCGTTCAGCACTTCATCGCTCTGATGAATCGCAAAAACTTCCGATTGCGCCAACACATTCAAATCCTTGTCCGTGATAATCATCGCCACTTCAATGATTTTATCCGTTTCAGGGTTCAGCCCCGTCATTTCCATGTCTAGCCAACACAAATTATTCTGGTCTTTCATTTTGTACTTTCGTGATAGAAATAAACGTAAATTATAACGCAGCCTGAAAAGTTTGTATTTTCAGGCTGCGTTAAAAACAAATTCCGTTTATAATCATTCTTAGCATTTTGTTTATCAAACTAATCCCGTAAACAAAATAAACACAATTAAATTTCAAATTAAACAAACAAAATGAAATAAAATGTCAGAATTTATCACATTACAACCACGCAGCCTGAAAAGACACAACACCGTTGCGCTGCCTGGGTCAAAAAGCATCAGCAACCGCACTTTGCTGCTCGCTGCGTTGTCCGACAACACTTGCGAAATCCGTTCGCTGCTGAAATCAGACGATACCAACCGAATGCTAGAAGCTCTTGAAAAATTAGGCATTCCGCTAGAAAAAACCGCTTCAGGCAGCCTGAAAGTTCACGGACAAAGCAGCAAATTTCCAAATAAACAAGCCGATTTATTTTTGGGCAACGCAGGCACAGCATTTCGCCCACTTACTGCCGCTTTGGCGATTTTGGGCGGCGAATACCATTTGCACGGCGTACCGCGTATGCACGAGCGTCCGATTGGCGATTTGGTTGATGCGCTGCGAATTGCTGGTGCAGACGTGGATTATTTGGGTAATGACGGTTATCCGCCTTTGCAAATCCATGATTACGCAGACAAGCAAGTCCGCCAAATCCCAATTAAAGGCAATGTGTCTAGCCAATTTTTAACCGCGCTGCTCATGGCGTTACCTTTGACTGGCGAAACGTTTGAAATTCACGTTCAAGGCGAATTGATTTCCAAACCTTATATTGATATTACGTTGAATTTAATGAAACAATTTGGCGTCAATGTAGATAATCAGGATTATCAAATTTTCAGGCTGCCTGAAAATGTGAAATACCATGCGCCCGAAATTGTGAACGTGGAAGGCGACGCTTCTAGCGCGAGTTATTTCTTGGCGGCTGGTTTGCTTTCAGGCAGCCCAGTTCGCGTAACAGGTTTAGGCAAAAACGCGATTCAAGGCGACGTGGCGTTTGCGCGTGAATTGGAAAAAATCGGCGCAACGGTGCTGTGGGACGATGATTTTATTGAAGTTTCACGCGCAGAAAATCAGGCGGTATTGCCGTTTGATTTGGACGCAAATCACATTCCCGACGCGGCAATGACGTTGGCGGTGGTGGCGTTAGCGACGGGCAAGCCGTGCAGCATTCGCAATATCGGCTCGTGGCGCGTGAAAGAAACCGACCGCATTGCCGCCATGGCAAACGAATTGCGCAAAGTCGGCGCGACTGTTACCGAAGAACCCGAAGCAATCCACATCACACCGCCCGCGCAACTCATCGCAAACGCTGAAATTGACACTTACGATGACCACAGAATGGCGATGTGTTTCTCATTGGTTTCGCTGCTCGGCGTACCCGTTACCATTAACGACCCAAAATGTACACACAAAACGTTTCCAACATATTTTGAAGTATTTAATGGACTAGCAGCCTGAAAATAAAAAAGCAGCCTGAAAACATTTTTCAGGCTGCTTTTCTAATTATTCTTCGTCATCGTCGCCATAATACTTCACACCAATCTTAATTGGCTCACGCCCCTTCTCTCTACGCCAAGCATTCGTATCACGCAAAGAATACGCACAACCGCAATATTCCTGTTGATAAAAATGCTCACGCTTACTGATTTCAATCATACGCGCCGAACCGCCGCCCTTGCGCCAGTTAAAATCCCAATAAGCCATATCAGGATAATGGCTCGCCGCACGGTGTCCGCAATCATTGATTTGCACCATATTCTTCCAACGCGAAATCCCCAAGCTGCTCGAAATCACCTTAAAACCATTTTCATGCGCATACAAAGCCGTACGCTCAAAACGCATATCAAAACACATCGTGCAACGAATACCGCGTTCAGGTTCGTATTCCATGCCTTTCGCACGTTCAAACCAGTTATCCACATCATAATCCGCGTCAATAAATGGCACGCCATGTTCTTCCGCAAAACGAATATTCTCGTTTTTGCGAATTTCATATTCCTTTAACGGATGAATATTTGGGTTGTAAAAATAAATCGTGTAATCAATACCGCTTGCCAACAACGCTTCCATCACTTCCCCGCTGCAAGGCGCACAGCAAGAATGCAACAACAATTTATCAGCACCGTTTGGCAAAACCAATTTTGGACGTTCAATTTGAGTTACTCGTGGCGTATTCATCATCATTATTCTAATAATAGTTAAAAACAAAATTGTACCTGAAAATCCGCACGAAACCATTATTTTGTTTGACAAAAATCCCCTGCGCTGCCATAATTTCGCCCGATTTCATATTTTAACGCAGCCGTTTAACCGAACGGCTGAAAATATTTTTACAGCGCGGCAAAATACACGCGTTGCGGGTTAGGGGGTGATGTTTACATCATCGGGCTGATATTTTGCCCGTTTCAGCAAACCTTTTGCGAAACAAAAAAATATCACTTTCAGGCAGCCTGAAAACTGCCGTTTTTATTTTTATTATTTTTTTAAGGATTTTAAACATGCCTTCTATTCGTGTTAAAGAAAACGAACCATTCGAAGTAGCAATGCGCCGCTTCAAACGCTCAATTGAAAAAACTGGCTTGCTGACTGAGTTGCGCGCTCGCGAAGCATACGAAAAACCAACAACTGAACGCAAACGCAAAAAAGCTGCTGCTGTTAAACGCTTGCAAAAACGTTTACGCAGCCAAACTTTGCCTCCTAAAATGTACTAATTTTTAGGCACATTTCAAAAACACCGTTTTTCACAAACGGTGTTTTTTGTGTTTGGAATACCGCCGTTTTCAGCGTAGAATTTCCTTCTTTTATCACAACAGGAAAAAATATCATGACTCTAAAAGCCCAATTAACCGCCGACATGAAAACCGCCATGAAAGCCAAAGACAGCGTAACTTTATCCACAATCCGCCTGATTAACACCGAAATCAAGCAGTTTGAAGTGGACAACCGCGCCGAAGTGGACGATGAAAAAGTTACCGCCATCATCATGAAAATGATTAAGCAACGCAAAGACAGCGCAAAAATCTACACCGATGCTAACCGCGAAGATTTAGCCGAAAAAGAACTAGCCGAAGTCGCCGTCTTACAATGCTATTTGCCAGAAATGCTCTCTGCGGACGCAATTGCGGCAGAAGTTGCCAAAGCCATTGCCGAAACAGGCGCGGCAGGCATGGGCGACATGGGCAAAGTGATGGGCGTGTTGAAAACCCGTTTGGCTGGCAAAGCAGATATGGGCGAAGTGAACAAAGCCTTGAAAGCCGCTTTAACCGCATAATTGGCAGCCTGAAAAATGAAATTTCAGCCAAAATGGTTGATTGCCACCTGTTTGCTGGGATTTGCTGGCGTGAAATGGGCGGCAGTTCATTGGCAAAATCAGCAGCAAGCCCAGCAACCTGCCGCGCGTGTTCAGGCTGCGTGTGAAGTCGCAAAACAAGGTTGCCCGTTTTTGCAACAAGCTGTTTTCAGGCTGCAAGGTGTGCGCAATCACAACACGCCGTTTCAGATTGTGGCAGAAAACGTACCTGCGAATGTGCAGCAAATTTCCGTGTCATTTCAGATGACGGGCATGGATATGGGCTTTAACCGCTTTGA
This window contains:
- a CDS encoding epoxyqueuosine reductase QueH, with product MNTPRVTQIERPKLVLPNGADKLLLHSCCAPCSGEVMEALLASGIDYTIYFYNPNIHPLKEYEIRKNENIRFAEEHGVPFIDADYDVDNWFERAKGMEYEPERGIRCTMCFDMRFERTALYAHENGFKVISSSLGISRWKNMVQINDCGHRAASHYPDMAYWDFNWRKGGGSARMIEISKREHFYQQEYCGCAYSLRDTNAWRREKGREPIKIGVKYYGDDDEE
- the aroA gene encoding 3-phosphoshikimate 1-carboxyvinyltransferase, giving the protein MSEFITLQPRSLKRHNTVALPGSKSISNRTLLLAALSDNTCEIRSLLKSDDTNRMLEALEKLGIPLEKTASGSLKVHGQSSKFPNKQADLFLGNAGTAFRPLTAALAILGGEYHLHGVPRMHERPIGDLVDALRIAGADVDYLGNDGYPPLQIHDYADKQVRQIPIKGNVSSQFLTALLMALPLTGETFEIHVQGELISKPYIDITLNLMKQFGVNVDNQDYQIFRLPENVKYHAPEIVNVEGDASSASYFLAAGLLSGSPVRVTGLGKNAIQGDVAFARELEKIGATVLWDDDFIEVSRAENQAVLPFDLDANHIPDAAMTLAVVALATGKPCSIRNIGSWRVKETDRIAAMANELRKVGATVTEEPEAIHITPPAQLIANAEIDTYDDHRMAMCFSLVSLLGVPVTINDPKCTHKTFPTYFEVFNGLAA
- the rpsU gene encoding 30S ribosomal protein S21, with the protein product MPSIRVKENEPFEVAMRRFKRSIEKTGLLTELRAREAYEKPTTERKRKKAAAVKRLQKRLRSQTLPPKMY
- the orn gene encoding oligoribonuclease; the encoded protein is MKDQNNLCWLDMEMTGLNPETDKIIEVAMIITDKDLNVLAQSEVFAIHQSDEVLNAMDEWCTTTHARTGLTERVKQSKYTETDVEQKLLDFMGEWLPEKATPMCGNTIHQDRRFMVKYMPRLEAFFHYRNLDVSTLKELARRWNPAVYKGIVKKGSHKALDDILESIEELRHYRETFLKLPE
- a CDS encoding GatB/YqeY domain-containing protein, whose translation is MTLKAQLTADMKTAMKAKDSVTLSTIRLINTEIKQFEVDNRAEVDDEKVTAIIMKMIKQRKDSAKIYTDANREDLAEKELAEVAVLQCYLPEMLSADAIAAEVAKAIAETGAAGMGDMGKVMGVLKTRLAGKADMGEVNKALKAALTA